A genomic window from Klebsiella quasipneumoniae subsp. quasipneumoniae includes:
- the slyB gene encoding outer membrane lipoprotein SlyB, translating to MILRVLAVSMIGFTLAGCVSSSGLSGDVYSASEAKQVQSVTYGTIVHTRAVQIQSGDDSNAIGAIGGAVLGGFLGNTIGGGTGRSLATAAGAVAGGVAGQGVQGAMNKTQGVELEIRKDDGNTIMVVQKQGSTPFSVGQRVAIAGSGSQVTVSPR from the coding sequence ATGATTTTACGTGTTTTGGCTGTATCGATGATTGGTTTCACGCTCGCAGGCTGCGTGAGCAGCAGCGGCCTGTCCGGCGATGTTTATTCCGCATCTGAAGCCAAACAGGTGCAGAGCGTGACATACGGTACCATCGTGCATACCCGCGCCGTACAGATCCAGAGCGGCGACGACAGCAATGCCATCGGGGCGATTGGCGGTGCGGTGCTGGGTGGGTTCCTCGGGAACACCATCGGCGGCGGTACCGGACGCTCTCTGGCCACAGCGGCAGGTGCGGTCGCGGGCGGCGTTGCCGGTCAGGGCGTACAGGGCGCGATGAATAAAACCCAGGGCGTGGAACTGGAAATCCGTAAGGATGACGGCAATACCATTATGGTGGTGCAGAAACAGGGCAGCACCCCGTTCTCCGTGGGTCAGCGCGTGGCGATTGCCGGCAGCGGCAGCCAGGTCACCGTCTCTCCTCGATAA
- the anmK gene encoding anhydro-N-acetylmuramic acid kinase codes for MRSGRFIGVMSGTSLDGIDVVLAAINENMVAQQASLTWPIPHAIKEEILAICQGQSLTLSQLGRLDTRLGRLFADAVLALMRQEKLKPTDVIAIGCHGQTVWHEPQGDAPHTMQIGDNNQIAAHTGVTVVGDFRRRDMALGGQGAPLVPAFHHALLAHPVERRMVLNIGGIANVSLLVPGQPVRGYDTGPGNMLLDAWIWRQQGKPYDKDAQWASEGKVLLPLLQDMLSDPWFALPAPKSTGREYFNYGWLEQHLARYPGLRGQDVQATLAELTAVTISEQVLLSGGCERLLVCGGGARNPLLMARLAALLPGTEVSTTDEAGISGDDMEALAFAWLAWRTIAGLPGNLPSVTGASEATVLGAIFPANPPQNRS; via the coding sequence ATGAGATCGGGTCGCTTTATTGGCGTTATGTCTGGTACCAGCCTTGATGGTATCGATGTCGTTTTGGCTGCCATCAATGAAAACATGGTGGCGCAGCAGGCCAGTCTCACCTGGCCCATCCCACACGCGATAAAAGAAGAGATTCTGGCGATTTGCCAGGGCCAGTCATTGACCCTTTCACAGCTAGGTCGTCTGGACACCCGACTGGGGCGGCTGTTTGCCGATGCCGTGCTGGCGCTGATGCGTCAGGAAAAGCTCAAACCCACCGACGTTATTGCCATCGGCTGCCATGGACAGACCGTATGGCATGAACCCCAGGGCGACGCGCCGCATACGATGCAAATTGGCGATAACAACCAGATCGCCGCCCACACCGGCGTCACCGTGGTGGGGGATTTTCGTCGCCGGGATATGGCGCTTGGCGGGCAAGGGGCGCCGCTGGTGCCGGCATTCCATCATGCGCTGCTGGCGCACCCCGTTGAGCGGCGGATGGTGCTCAATATCGGCGGGATCGCTAATGTATCGCTGCTGGTGCCGGGCCAGCCGGTGCGGGGCTATGATACCGGACCGGGAAATATGTTGCTGGACGCCTGGATCTGGCGCCAGCAGGGCAAACCGTACGATAAGGACGCCCAATGGGCCAGCGAAGGTAAAGTGCTCCTGCCGCTGCTGCAGGATATGCTGAGCGATCCATGGTTTGCCCTGCCGGCGCCGAAAAGCACCGGTCGGGAATATTTCAATTACGGCTGGCTGGAGCAGCATCTGGCTCGTTATCCTGGGCTGCGCGGGCAGGATGTGCAGGCAACGCTCGCGGAATTAACCGCCGTGACCATCAGTGAGCAGGTATTGTTAAGCGGCGGCTGCGAGCGTTTGTTAGTGTGCGGCGGCGGCGCGCGTAACCCATTGTTAATGGCGCGCCTGGCGGCCCTGCTGCCGGGAACCGAAGTCTCCACCACCGATGAGGCGGGGATCAGCGGCGATGATATGGAAGCGCTGGCCTTTGCCTGGCTGGCCTGGCGCACGATCGCCGGCCTGCCGGGTAATCTGCCCTCCGTGACCGGCGCCAGCGAAGCCACGGTGCTGGGCGCCATTTTCCCTGCTAACCCGCCGCAGAATCGGAGTTAA
- the mliC gene encoding C-type lysozyme inhibitor gives MKKILIAVVPFMLAGCSYYNQFVERMQTDTLEYQCDQKPLTVHRNNQRQQVSFIYDNQQLNLSEGLSASGARYTDGVYVFWSKGDTATVYKRDRIVLDNCQLQTAKR, from the coding sequence ATGAAAAAAATTCTTATCGCAGTTGTACCTTTTATGCTGGCGGGCTGTAGCTACTACAACCAGTTTGTCGAGCGGATGCAGACGGACACGCTGGAGTATCAATGCGACCAGAAACCGTTGACGGTCCATCGCAATAACCAACGCCAGCAGGTTAGTTTTATCTATGACAATCAGCAGCTGAATCTGTCAGAGGGGCTGTCGGCTTCCGGCGCGCGCTACACCGACGGCGTCTATGTCTTCTGGTCGAAAGGCGATACCGCCACCGTCTATAAGCGCGACCGCATCGTCCTCGATAACTGCCAGCTGCAGACCGCCAAACGTTGA
- the pdxH gene encoding pyridoxamine 5'-phosphate oxidase, protein MSDNDELQQIAHLRREYTRGGLRRHDLPAEPLPLFERWLRQACDAKLADPTAMVVATVDERGQPYQRIVLLKHYDEKGLVFYTNLGSRKAHQIEYNPQVSLLFPWHMLERQVMVIGKAERLSTLEVVKYFHSRPRDSQIGAWVSQQSSRISARGILESKFLELKQKFQQGEVPLPSFWGGFRVSIEQMEFWQGGEHRLHDRFLYQRDNGAWKIDRLAP, encoded by the coding sequence ATGTCTGATAACGACGAACTCCAGCAAATCGCGCACTTGCGCCGTGAATACACCCGTGGCGGTTTGCGTCGCCACGATCTTCCTGCTGAACCTCTGCCGCTGTTTGAGCGCTGGCTGCGTCAGGCCTGCGACGCGAAACTCGCCGACCCAACGGCCATGGTGGTTGCCACCGTCGATGAGCGCGGCCAACCCTATCAGCGCATTGTGCTGCTTAAGCATTACGACGAAAAAGGGCTGGTGTTTTATACCAACCTCGGCAGCCGCAAAGCCCATCAGATTGAATATAACCCGCAGGTCAGCCTGCTGTTTCCGTGGCATATGCTGGAGCGCCAGGTGATGGTGATCGGCAAAGCGGAACGCCTGTCGACGCTGGAGGTGGTCAAATATTTCCACAGCCGCCCGCGTGACAGCCAGATCGGCGCCTGGGTCTCGCAACAGTCGAGCCGGATCTCTGCCCGCGGTATCCTGGAGAGCAAATTCCTCGAGCTGAAGCAGAAATTCCAGCAGGGTGAAGTGCCGCTGCCGAGTTTCTGGGGCGGATTCCGCGTCAGCATCGAGCAGATGGAGTTCTGGCAGGGGGGCGAACATCGCCTGCACGATCGCTTTTTATACCAGCGCGATAACGGCGCCTGGAAAATCGACCGCCTGGCACCGTAA
- the tyrS gene encoding tyrosine--tRNA ligase: MASSNLIKQLQERGLVAQVTDEEALAERLAQGPIALYCGFDPTADSLHLGHLVPLLCLKRFQQAGHKPVALVGGATGLIGDPSFKAAERKLNTEDTVQEWVDKIRKQVAPFLDFDCGDNSAIAANNYDWFGSMNVLTFLRDIGKHFSVNQMINKEAVKQRLNRDDQGISFTEFSYNLLQGYDFACLNKLHGVALQIGGSDQWGNITSGIDLTRRLHQNQVFGLTVPLITKADGTKFGKTEGGAVWLDPKKTSPYKFYQFWINTADADVYRFLKFFTFMDIAEINALEEEDKNSGKAPRAQYVLAEQVTRLVHGEEGLEAAKRITESLFNGNLSDLSEADFEQLAQDGVPMIEMEKGADLLQALVDSELQPSRGQARKTVASNAVTINGEKQADPEYVFADSDRLFGRYTLLRRGKKNYCLVCWK, encoded by the coding sequence ATGGCAAGCAGTAACTTGATTAAACAATTGCAAGAGCGGGGGCTGGTAGCCCAGGTGACGGACGAGGAAGCGTTAGCAGAGCGACTGGCGCAAGGCCCGATCGCGCTCTATTGCGGCTTCGATCCTACCGCTGACAGCTTGCATTTGGGGCATCTTGTTCCATTGTTATGCCTGAAACGCTTCCAGCAGGCAGGTCATAAACCTGTGGCGCTGGTGGGCGGCGCTACCGGTCTGATTGGCGACCCAAGCTTTAAAGCCGCTGAGCGTAAGCTTAATACCGAGGATACCGTGCAGGAGTGGGTGGATAAAATCCGCAAACAGGTAGCCCCGTTCCTTGATTTTGACTGCGGCGACAACTCGGCGATCGCGGCGAACAACTATGACTGGTTTGGCAGCATGAACGTGCTGACCTTCCTGCGCGATATTGGTAAACACTTCTCTGTTAACCAGATGATCAACAAAGAAGCGGTGAAGCAGCGCCTGAATCGTGACGATCAGGGCATCTCCTTTACCGAGTTTTCTTACAATCTGCTGCAGGGTTACGACTTCGCCTGCCTGAACAAGCTGCACGGCGTGGCGCTGCAGATTGGCGGCTCCGACCAGTGGGGCAACATTACCTCCGGTATCGATCTGACGCGTCGTCTGCACCAGAACCAGGTGTTTGGCCTCACCGTGCCGCTGATTACCAAAGCGGACGGTACCAAGTTCGGCAAAACCGAGGGCGGCGCCGTGTGGCTGGATCCGAAAAAGACCAGTCCGTATAAATTCTACCAGTTCTGGATCAACACCGCGGATGCTGATGTCTATCGCTTCCTCAAGTTCTTCACCTTTATGGACATCGCAGAGATCAATGCCCTGGAAGAAGAAGATAAAAACAGCGGTAAAGCGCCGCGCGCCCAGTACGTGCTGGCAGAGCAGGTGACGCGTCTGGTGCACGGCGAAGAGGGCCTGGAAGCGGCGAAACGCATTACCGAGAGCCTGTTCAACGGCAACCTGAGCGACCTGAGCGAAGCTGACTTCGAACAGCTGGCTCAGGACGGCGTGCCGATGATTGAGATGGAAAAGGGCGCCGATCTGCTGCAGGCGCTGGTGGATTCCGAACTGCAGCCGTCCCGCGGCCAGGCGCGTAAAACCGTCGCCTCTAACGCAGTGACCATCAACGGTGAAAAACAGGCCGATCCGGAATATGTTTTTGCCGACAGCGATCGCCTGTTCGGCCGCTACACCTTGCTGCGCCGCGGTAAGAAGAATTACTGCCTGGTCTGCTGGAAATAA
- the pdxY gene encoding pyridoxal kinase PdxY: protein MKNILAIQSHVVFGHAGNSAAEFPMRRLGANVWPLNTVQFSNHTQYGKWTGCVMPPSHLTEIVQGIAAIDKLQTCDAVLSGYLGSAEQGEHILGIVRQVKAANPAAKYFCDPVMGHPEKGCIVAPGVAEFHVRYALPASDIIAPNLVELEILCGHPVASVSEAVAAARELIAQGPEVVLVKHLSRAGMSMDRFEMLLVTADEAWHISRPLVDFGLHQPVGVGDVTSGLLLVKLLQGASLRDALEHVTAAVYEIMLTTKNMQEYELQVVAAQDRIAVPEHCFSATRL from the coding sequence ATGAAGAACATCCTCGCCATTCAGTCTCACGTTGTGTTTGGCCACGCCGGCAACAGTGCCGCCGAGTTCCCGATGCGCCGCCTGGGCGCCAATGTCTGGCCCCTCAATACCGTACAGTTCTCTAACCACACGCAGTACGGCAAATGGACCGGCTGTGTGATGCCGCCTTCGCACCTGACGGAGATCGTCCAGGGCATCGCCGCTATCGATAAGCTGCAGACCTGCGATGCGGTACTGAGCGGCTATCTCGGCTCTGCTGAACAGGGCGAGCATATCCTGGGCATCGTGCGTCAGGTAAAAGCGGCCAATCCGGCGGCGAAGTATTTTTGTGACCCGGTGATGGGCCATCCGGAGAAGGGCTGCATCGTCGCCCCGGGCGTGGCGGAGTTCCACGTGCGCTATGCGCTGCCGGCCAGCGATATCATTGCGCCTAATCTGGTGGAGCTGGAGATCCTCTGCGGTCATCCGGTCGCCAGCGTGAGCGAGGCGGTGGCCGCCGCGCGGGAGCTGATTGCCCAGGGGCCGGAGGTGGTGCTGGTTAAGCATCTTTCCCGCGCCGGCATGAGCATGGACCGTTTTGAGATGCTGCTGGTGACCGCAGATGAAGCCTGGCATATCAGCCGGCCGCTGGTGGATTTTGGCCTGCATCAGCCGGTGGGCGTTGGCGATGTGACCAGCGGTCTGCTGCTGGTGAAACTGCTGCAGGGCGCCAGCCTGCGCGACGCGCTTGAGCACGTCACCGCCGCAGTGTACGAGATCATGTTGACCACCAAAAACATGCAGGAGTATGAACTGCAGGTGGTGGCGGCGCAGGATCGTATTGCTGTGCCGGAGCACTGCTTCAGCGCCACCCGACTGTAA
- the gstA gene encoding glutathione transferase GstA has translation MKLFYKPGACSLASHIALRESGLDFTLQSVDLARKQLENGEDYLLINPKGQVPALLLDDDILLTEGVAIMQYIADQVPDRHLLAPVGSVARYQTLEWLNYVATELHKGFTPLFRPDTPEDYKPVARALLEKKLQYVDASLADKQWLTGHRFTIADGYLFTVLRWGYAIKLDMAACSHIGSWMAQVAARPAVADALAAEGLK, from the coding sequence ATGAAACTGTTCTACAAACCCGGCGCCTGTTCCCTCGCCTCACATATCGCCCTGCGCGAAAGCGGCCTGGATTTCACTTTGCAGAGCGTGGATCTGGCAAGGAAACAGCTGGAAAACGGGGAAGATTATCTGCTAATCAACCCGAAAGGTCAGGTGCCGGCGCTGCTGCTGGATGATGACATCCTGCTTACTGAGGGCGTGGCTATTATGCAGTACATCGCCGATCAGGTGCCGGACCGCCATCTTCTGGCGCCCGTGGGCTCCGTTGCCCGTTACCAGACCCTGGAATGGCTGAACTACGTCGCTACCGAACTGCACAAAGGCTTTACGCCGCTGTTCCGCCCGGACACCCCGGAGGACTATAAGCCCGTTGCGCGCGCGTTGCTCGAGAAAAAACTGCAGTACGTGGATGCCTCGCTGGCGGATAAACAGTGGCTCACCGGCCATCGCTTCACTATCGCCGATGGTTATCTGTTCACGGTGCTGCGCTGGGGCTATGCGATTAAACTGGATATGGCCGCCTGTAGTCATATCGGCAGCTGGATGGCGCAGGTGGCAGCGCGTCCGGCAGTGGCTGACGCACTGGCAGCGGAAGGCTTAAAGTAA